The stretch of DNA GGGGTTGAATTCGAATTCCCACCCTGCCGTTAGAGTGGTGACTTTACGGTTAGGTAATTTATGGTGTTCCGTGAACGTGGAGCAGCGGGCAACGGTGTTCCTCGTACGAGCAGCAGCCGACGACGGTGAGCTGTGTACTCCACAGTACACTTCGCATAAACAAGATCCTCGTCGACCTGTGCAACCCTTGAgtcctaattttttaaaacaaaaaaaattataataataataaaaccagTAGACTCCCCAACCGGCTTGCAATACCCCACCTCAAATCTCAAAATACCCCCTGCATGAATACTCCCCCAATTATCTGTgtttaaaatgaatttttttaaataaacaaatcacTTTTAATCTACACCACTGATCTTATTATTTAAAAGGCTAACAACTATGCACATGAACTTATATAAAAAataggactctctctctctctctctctctctctctctctatatatatatatatatatatatatatatatatatatatatatatgtatgtatgtatatatataacaactgTGCACATGGACTAATTCCAAGTTACGTTATCCTCTTTGATTTTAGGCCATTTTAGGGATTTTTCCGGTCGTTTTCCTACGGTCTTCtaagaaaatatttgaagggaaattgaattcaaatttcttggaaaacaaattaccaagaaaataaattttattgtttggttggttggaggaaaagaaattactaggaatatgaattctattgtttggttagaTTTAGAATAAttgtaaggaattatgaatataaagaccaatatgcgCTTAATAataaggattaatatttgatgtaccgccgatgtatagatgctatagtgataatatatacacatgtgtAATTAAGAAACtttttgaggctaaaatagtcCAAAtgtgttactccgtatttttctTCCCAAGTcctatggaaaacaaaataccaatgTTTTGCAtagattttgttttctttcactTTCAGTAAGTCCTTTTcccattgaaaatattttccatccaaccaaacgctccattcaataatatttgaagagaaatggaattgaaattccatggaaaataaattctaagaaaatgaattccattgtttggttggtgaaaaagaaattactgaaaatatagattccattgtttggttgggtttagaaagataaagaataatgaatataaagaccaatatacCCATAAAAAGATGAATGAATAAATAGGTGTCTATGTAATTAAGAAACTTTCATAAGAGTAAATTGGTCCAATCATGTTTTTTTTCCAAGCCttgtggaaaacaaaatccACCGCTTTGcaaataattcattttcctcaactttGAGTAATTCATCTTCCAATGGAgaatgttttccatccaacaaAATAACATAAAACAACATTTTCTTCCACTTTTAGGAAAACCTTTTCCATGGAAATGTTTTCaatcaaaccaaacacacatatttgttcttcttcttctttttttttttttggcggtTCGTTAGAGTATACTTTTGATTATGTTTGttgataaatatgtaattttaggAGGAGGTGCATTATAGGCTATTGAACAGTGCAATGGGGCGCTAGGTGTAGTGCATCGTAGGACTGTGAGTTCTGCATTGGTTAGGTATCATTGCTGGTGTGAGGTTATGCATCGTATGACTATCTTGAACACCGTTGTGCACTCACAGAGTAAAAGATGTGCATTGCTAGTATTAAATGTGTGCATTTTGTGTTAGTATGGCAGTGGTCAATTTTATGtacgttgtggtggtggttgcgGCTTGTAGAtgtaatattatgaaaaattgaattaaaaataactcaaattaagtctcgttaatcgaatcagacacataaaatgagatataGAGAGTATTAAAACTTTCAATTTATTAATGCAACATTGTAATCCCGAACACAAATTAAACTTTCATAGTAGAGCTTGCATTACACCTCTTCACccacaaattaaataaattagtgaGAAAAGGccaaatgtatgtatatatcgGCTAGCAGCTGAGATGATCCCCAGGCTGAATACCAAATTGACGGCAATACTCCTTAAAATACTCAACCCTATTGCTAACTGAGCTAGGGCTGCCGCCGTCGCACTCGATTTGGCCGTTGATGGCTCGAATGGTGGCGCCGAAACCTTGGCCGGAGATGATGAGGGAATGGCAATACTTCATCCAATACCACAGGGCTGTCTTGAAGGATATAACACTATCTCTAGCGACGACGTCGGGATCGTTTAGGCCGTCGAATCCTATGCTTTTTCCGGCGGGTCCGTAGTTGAAGTTCCAGGATAGTTGGATGGGTCCCCGGCCGTAGTACATCTTGCCGGCGGTGCAGGGGTACTCTGTGTTGGTTTCGTCGCAGTAGTCTCTGGTGGTGCCGTTTATCTCGTTTATGTAACACATTTCTGCATTATTAATTAAGTCACAGATTCTTTCTTGTCATTGGGAATACTCAAAGCAATGGTTTATAAATGGCCAAACAAATATGGCAAATAATCAGTTTGGTTGGCCTAAACCGTGCACTCTTATTCTTGAGTAGAGGTCGAGAGTtgacaacaaataaaaaaaaaaaaattgatgtgcCCGTAAGCAACAAGATTTGAACCTACACCTAATGGAATAAGTGAATAACAACACAAGCACTAACCACCCAAGCCactcaatatattatatattaaaaggtATGTAGGATGTTTTATTTACCCGTATGAAAATGGTTGGCATCCAAGCAGTGGGGAGACACGTGCATGGCCAGGAATGAAAGCAAGCTAGAGCCATACATTTGCCAAGTATCTAGATGTGCCTCACGCACCCTTATTTCCTCTTAAGACATCATCTCTTGATTCACTAAATTAGTAAATCTCTCATGTCCAGGAGTTTGTGATCCTAACTTCCAATGACACTAGAGTTCAATTCCCCACgattatattacggagtattatttataacCCACTATTTGGACTTAGAGGTCTTAGCGAACAGAACTTTCGAGATGCCCATTTAAGATTGTTTACAAACAAACTCATTTAAATACAATTTATCTTAGTTTAGGCATTTAGcctacatatttaaaaaaaaaaaaaacttttggaCTTATTcgcattatttttatagtctTTAGGTTGTTTATTTGGCTATTGTTTGTGAACATAAAcaattatttcttgttcacgaacaaattatgatcatgaacatgtacatatatttgtttatttagcATTCATGAACGTTAACGAACAttaatgaacgcttaacaaacgaacacgaagaACCTTTGTTTGTTCATGTTCGGTTCATTAACCGTCCTATTTGGATTAtaacttgtattatttatttattatttggattGCCATTTTAGGCCAATATCTCCGACTTTGTACATACTATTTTAGACCTAGCGCCTCGAGcaataatactattattttcCTACCCAGTCTCGTACTTCCATACCTGATTTATGGTGGACATGATCCCAATAAAATCATCAATTTtgattatgataataattactcctattatttatatttaaataaaattataaattaaatatataagaaataaagattaataatgattataataaaaaatgtaaatatataattttttacttgtaagttattactccatataatgaaaataaatacataaattgaaaattataataattctaaacataaaaaatttactATACTTTGGGATGTGAGTTGGCCGTTCATGtgaagatttttattgtttggtctaACCCGACCAAACTCATAAACTAGATTAGTTCAATATAGTTCAAATAACAAACATACATGTGGCGCGTCAACCCGTCCATTTGATTTCACTCAAAGGGAGAGATAGAACATAGGAATATATGAAAAATGTCTTATGAGTACAAATTTAGGAAGACATTTTACACCAAAATGAGATTTTTCCTTATATCAAAGTgagtattttttattaatattcaaacactaaaattataattttgaaaaatgacttaggAATGTTATTTTATGAGTTTTCAAAGACTATAAAGTCACATCCACTATGAATGCATGGTGGAATGGGGCGAACAATTTCAATCTGATTTTTAAACTGCGTTGGTGATGCGGAGTCGATCCAAATCGTCGCaattcattataatttataagggtgtattgtattttatacatttgtCTTTTTATGAGCATTGAATTAAAAGGACGACTATTCATTCGTACTTAATTGGGATTAGAAAAGAACCACCTTGCATTAAAGTATGGTCCCAACTCCCAACTACTTTCAATTCGAATTAATTTTGGAAATTTCGTATTCAGTTTTAAAACTATACTCCCTATTGGTGAgataaaatatttgaaaggaaataatataattcatcaCTTTTAGCACACCAATTATATTGAAGTTTTTATTtactcaacttttaaatttttacttttaaatttagagttaatttgGAAGCTTGAAAAAAAGACTTTCAAAAGacattttgtatattatcaaacgaattgtagtagaattaaaataatattttagtgttgttATAGTGAACttattgtatgtataaaataaaaatgaataacaaAGTCCATATAGatatgtatattatcaaatgaacctgtaatggaattaaaataatactttaatattgatataattaacatattgtgtgtatattgtcaaatgaacttgtaatggaattaaaataatactttagtattgctataatgaacctattgtatatataaaatagaattgGATAAAGAGACAtggaatttaattaaaatgataatttattattattataatgaaattagtgtgtaaaaaatgaaactttaaAATAGAGTTTATACAATGGTAACAAAATAGAAAAACGGTagcaaaaattaaaatcaaacgACGTGATTTCACTTCATGTATCTACATTAAAATTTGcctaaaattttcattaaacttcattcaattatattttatgaCACTAAATATTTTGGAgtttaaaaagtaaaagaattCAAATTGGTGAAAAGCAAATGGTAGAAGGGAGAAAATGGGAAAAACTTACGGATAGTTTCATGGGTGACGTGGGCGAAGAAAGCAGCGATCTCCCGCTTGGCGACATCAGCTGAGCCGACCGTTCCGAACTCGGGATACGACTCGGCTGCTTTCAGAAACGCGGCTCGCGTGTAGAATCCTTTCGCCTCGCAGCTCGGCGAGGCCTTCCCGGCGATTCCGTCGAAGAACGCGCCGGTGACGATCCCGGAAACCGCATTAGGGGATGCGTAACACGGCGAGGCAGTGATAGTGAAGGCTCCCAAAAGGAAAATTGAGAGAACGTAATTTTTGCTAATAGAATTCTTCATTTTTAGGATGAAAAGGGGGGAGGGGTGCCAAAGTAGATAAGCAAAGAATATGTGCACTAgtatttatatatctaaaaacgGTCACTTTTGGGTATTTTTTATACACTctgatttttgtttcaattcatCAACACTATTCATAGGATGCTTTTTTGGGAGTTGGCCTGGTATGATTTGGAAAGCAAATGTCATGCACatttattgactattttatgaatataattaatcgAATCAAGGTCATTCACATTTATTGACTTCTTTATCAATATATAAACTAACGAACAAAGTAATtctttataaagaaaatatcaaataatatcaataaatGGACGGCTCATATCTCTATAATCAC from Ipomoea triloba cultivar NCNSP0323 chromosome 7, ASM357664v1 encodes:
- the LOC116024953 gene encoding chitinase 6-like; its protein translation is MKNSISKNYVLSIFLLGAFTITASPCYASPNAVSGIVTGAFFDGIAGKASPSCEAKGFYTRAAFLKAAESYPEFGTVGSADVAKREIAAFFAHVTHETIQMCYINEINGTTRDYCDETNTEYPCTAGKMYYGRGPIQLSWNFNYGPAGKSIGFDGLNDPDVVARDSVISFKTALWYWMKYCHSLIISGQGFGATIRAINGQIECDGGSPSSVSNRVEYFKEYCRQFGIQPGDHLSC